In the genome of Rhodamnia argentea isolate NSW1041297 chromosome 3, ASM2092103v1, whole genome shotgun sequence, one region contains:
- the LOC115754980 gene encoding probable purine permease 4, whose protein sequence is MQPGISPNDHHRHRSPTLEDMEGSDDDRKQGGSSASSNAASNGRRHKTGDGYVPLLVINALCLFIGSVSSSLLAKYYFIHHGSSRWVSTWVQSAGFPLLFPAIYVPYFLNRTQRRPFAHFTPKLLVMSVFVGLMLGINNLLFSWGTSYLPVSTSSLVLSTQLVFNLILSALIVKQKITFSNLNCVILLTLSSVLLALGSSHDRPPGLTRAKYFIGFFSTIGAGLLFALYLPVMEKIYKKVYCYAMVIEMQLVMEITATALATAGMAADGGFAEMRREGERVFDKGVRVYYATVAMTVVCWQMCFMGTAGMVFMTSSLTGGICMTALLAMNVVGGVVVYGDDFGGVKIVSTVLCLWGFCSYVYGMHMMNAKRQETDNKPSVTTTATPSTGNGPDQAMEMASLVPAPAPPDVASDAV, encoded by the coding sequence ATGCAACCAGGGATCTCTCCCaacgaccaccaccgccaccgctcTCCAACCCTCGAAGACATGGAAGGTTCCGATGATGATCGTAAGCAAGGAGGCTCGTCGGCTTCCTCGAACGCCGCCTCCAACGGCCGCCGGCACAAGACGGGCGATGGCTACGTGCCTCTCTTGGTGATCAACGCTCTGTGCCTCTTCATCGGCTCGGTCTCGTCCAGCCTCCTCGCCAAGTACTACTTCATCCACCACGGCTCGAGCCGGTGGGTGTCCACCTGGGTCCAGTCCGCTGGGTTCCCTCTCCTGTTCCCCGCCATTTACGTCCCTTACTTCCTCAACCGCACCCAGCGGCGACCCTTCGCTCACTTCACCCCGAAGCTCCTGGTCATGTCCGTCTTCGTCGGCCTCATGCTCGGCATCAACAACCTCCTGTTCTCCTGGGGCACCTCGTACCTCCCCGTCTCCACCTCCTCGCTCGTCCTGTCGACGCAACTCGTCTTCAATCTCATCCTCTCCGCGCTCATCGTGAAGCAGAAGATCACCTTCTCGAACCTCAATTGCGTCATCCTCCTGACCTTGAGCTCGGTCCTTCTGGCCTTGGGATCGAGCCACGACCGGCCGCCGGGCCTCACCCGGGCCAAGTatttcatcgggttcttctccACCATAGGCGCCGGGCTCTTGTTTGCGCTCTACCTCCCCGTCATGGAGAAGATATACAAGAAAGTGTATTGCTACGCGATGGTGATCGAAATGCAGCTGGTGATGGAGATCACGGCGACGGCGCTCGCGACGGCGGGGATGGCGGCGGACGGTGGGTTCGCGGAGATGAGGCGGGAGGGGGAGAGGGTGTTCGACAAGGGGGTCAGGGTTTACTACGCGACGGTGGCGATGACCGTGGTGTGCTGGCAGATGTGCTTCATGGGGACGGCGGGGATGGTGTTCATGACGTCGTCGCTGACCGGCGGGATATGCATGACGGCGCTGCTGGCGATGAACGTGGTGGGCGGGGTGGTGGTCTACGGCGACGACTTCGGGGGCGTGAAGATCGTGTCCACGGTGCTGTGTCTATGGGGCTTCTGCTCCTACGTGTATGGCATGCACATGATGAACGCCAAACGCCAAGAAACAGACAACAAGCCCAGCGTTACTACTACTGCTACTCCTAGTACTGGTAACGGTCCTGATCAAGCCATGGAGATGGCTTCTTTGGTGCCGGCTCCGGCACCGCCGGACGTCGCATCCGACGCCGTTTAG
- the LOC115754992 gene encoding uncharacterized protein LOC115754992, translating into MDPFDAGNHGNLELAGKERDSPRHEKQIAVDPISLQRELAFFGSKPLPAIKTGGWHGLLPPLSPAKSKFLSYSLPNSTTSSPRFPSVSNLLKRNKKWMRHESRAHTPPQLDFDHLVTLSPYLAMQQEMRSFRRSKSCGEGRAIPPSVDFDLLATKAKAAGTATSPSDSSCTSDSSESECRQEVNLKKNNFPGTASDEDGDGKREKESRQEEFKCGALCLFLPGFGKAKPIKSKKGSSQAAENSFVISRTVSLEKFECGSWASPAIDANEIIIHGGGAGAGIGNSANHLYFDLPLEMIRSSTNDTHSPVTAAFIFEKERKGVLKKNGSARKSHESSRHVRFSTSSPGSHPASPTSCITPRLRKAREDFNAFLEAQSA; encoded by the coding sequence ATGGATCCCTTCGACGCCGGCAATCATGGCAACCTCGAGCTGGctgggaaagagagagacagcCCACGCCACGAAAAGCAAATCGCTGTCGACCCGATTTCCCTACAGCGAGAGCTGGCCTTCTTCGGGTCGAAACCTTTGCCAGCCATCAAGACGGGCGGTTGGCACGGCCTTCTACCCCCGCTCTCGCCTGCCAAGAGCAAGTTCCTAAGCTACAGCCTCCCGAACTCAACCACATCGTCGCCACGCTTCCCTTCCGTTAGCAATCTGCTGAAGAGGAACAAGAAGTGGATGCGGCATGAAAGCCGGGCGCATACTCCTCCTCAGCTGGATTTCGACCATCTCGTGACGCTCAGCCCGTACCTCGCGATGCAACAAGAGATGAGGAGCTTCAGGAGGAGTAAGTCGTGCGGCGAAGGAAGAGCGATCCCGCCCTCCGTAGACTTTGATCTTCTGGCAACCAAAGCTAAAGCTGCTGGCACTGCCACTAGCCCTAGCGACAGTAGCTGTACCAGTGATAGTAGCGAGAGCGAATGTCGCCAAGAAGTGAACCTGAAGAAGAACAACTTCCCCGGAACGGCGAGCGACGAAGACGGGGACGGTAAGAGGGAGAAGGAAAGCCGGCAGGAGGAGTTCAAATGCGGGGCGCTGTGCTTGTTCCTTCCAGGGTTTGGCAAGGCCAAGCCTATCAAATCGAAGAAGGGTTCATCCCAAGCAGCGGAGAACAGCTTCGTGATCTCCAGGACTGTCTCATTGGAGAAATTCGAATGTGGATCGTGGGCTTCCCCTGCCATCGACGCGAACGAAATCATCATCCATGGAGGCGGAGCTGGAGCTGGAATCGGAAACTCCGCCAACCACCTCTACTTTGATCTGCCGCTCGAGATGATCCGGAGCAGCACGAACGACACGCATTCTCCCGTGACCGCGGCCTTCATCTTCGAAAAGGAGAGGAAAGGCGTCCTGAAGAAGAACGGCTCGGCGAGGAAGTCGCATGAGTCCTCCCGGCACGTCCGCTTCTCCACGTCTTCGCCAGGTTCGCACCCGGCCTCGCCGACCTCTTGCATCACGCCCCGCCTGCGCAAGGCGAGGGAGGACTTCAACGCCTTCCTAGAAGCACAGAGCGCTTGA
- the LOC115754979 gene encoding LOW QUALITY PROTEIN: galactan beta-1,4-galactosyltransferase GALS3 (The sequence of the model RefSeq protein was modified relative to this genomic sequence to represent the inferred CDS: inserted 2 bases in 1 codon) — translation MGKDGDKGERGAGADRKMFVGVVWNCATELKILLTALLVLCSIATLLQFLPPRFSLSSSDLRLCISRISPPISVPPPTPSLPSSSPPXAAAPQPLSQPPPPPDADRERVLEGGVVKRAFNPYGSAAYNFITMGSYRGGLNTFAVVGLASKPLHVYAKPSYQCRWVPHPNSNSTAVSTAVAYKILPDWGYGRVYTVVVVNCTFPDPVVNPDNSGGKLLLLASTSGGSDHNFNFTDTIEVLAEPPGSLDLSIFSSQPKYDFLYCGSPLYGNLSPQRVREWMAYHVRLFGGKSHFVIHDAGGIQEEVLAVLRPWMELGYVTLQDVRDQERFDGYYHNQFMVVNDCLHRYKFATKWMFFFDVDEFIYVPPKNTLRSVLDSLSGYTQFTIEQMPMSNKLCFVDEAGAGRTYRKWGFEKLVYRDVKRGIRRDRKYAVQPRSVYATGVHMSQNLRGRTNHKTEHRIKYFHYHGTIAERREPCRNLVNSTDLTFDKVPYVLDTTLRDAAGAVKRFELKTIGDRLQRTRQ, via the exons ATGGGGAAGGACGGAGACAAGGGGGAGAGAGGAGCCGGTGCTGATAGGAAGATGTTCGTCGGTGTCGTCTGGAACTGCGCCACCGAGCTCAAGATCCTCCTCACCGCCCTCTTGGTCCTCTGCTCCATCGCCACCCTCCTCCAGTTCCTCCCCCCTCgcttctccctctcctcctccgatCTCCGCCTCTGCATCTCCCGCATCTCCCCTCCCATCTCCGTCCCTCCCCCCACTCCGtccctcccctcctcctccccccc gGCCGCTGCTCCTCAGCCTCTCTCTCAGCCCCCGCCACCCCCCGATGCGGATCGAGAGCGGGTCCTCGAGGGCGGCGTCGTCAAGCGGGCCTTCAACCCCTACGGCTCTGCCGCCTACAACTTCATCACCATGGGCTCCTACCGAGGCGGCCTGAACACCTTCGCCGTCGTCGGCCTCGCTTCCAAGCCCCTCCACGTCTACGCCAAGCCTTCTTACCAATGCCGTTGGGTCCCCCACCCCAACTCCAACTCCACCGCCGTCTCCACCGCCGTTGCTTACAAGATCCTCCCCGACTGGGGCTACGGCCGCGTTTAcaccgtcgtcgtcgtcaaCTGCACCTTCCCCGACCCCGTCGTCAACCCCGACAACTCCGGCGGCAAGCTGCTCCTCCTCGCCTCCACCTCCGGCGGCAGCGACCACAACTTCAACTTCACCGACACCATCGAAGTCCTTGCCGAGCCTCCCGGGAGCTTGGACCTGTCCATCTTCAGCTCACAGCCCAAGTACGATTTCCTCTACTGCGGGTCGCCGCTGTACGGGAATCTGAGTCCTCAGCGAGTGAGGGAGTGGATGGCCTACCACGTGAGGCTCTTCGGTGGCAAGTCGCATTTCGTGATCCACGACGCCGGCGGGATACAGGAGGAGGTCCTCGCGGTGTTGCGGCCGTGGATGGAGCTCGGGTACGTGACATTGCAGGACGTCAGGGACCAGGAGAGGTTCGACGGGTACTACCACAACCAGTTCATGGTGGTGAATGACTGCCTGCACAGGTACAAGTTCGCGACCAAGTGGATGTTCTTCTTCGACGTGGACGAGTTCATCTACGTGCCGCCCAAGAACACGCTCAGGTCGGTGCTCGATTCTCTGTCCGGCTACACGCAGTTCACCATCGAGCAGATGCCGATGAGCAACAAGCTCTGTTTCGTCGATGAGGCCGGCGCCGGCAGGACTTACAg GAAATGGGGGTTCGAGAAGCTGGTGTACAGGGACGTGAAGAGGGGGATCCGGAGGGACCGGAAGTACGCGGTGCAGCCGCGCAGCGTGTACGCGACCGGGGTGCACATGTCCCAGAACCTCAGGGGCAGGACCAACCACAAGACTGAGCACCGGATCAAGTACTTTCACTACCACGGCACCATCGCGGAGCGCCGCGAGCCCTGCCGGAACCTGGTGAACTCCACGGACCTCACCTTCGACAAGGTCCCCTACGTGCTGGACACCACGCTGAGGGACGCCGCGGGCGCCGTGAAGAGATTCGAGCTCAAAACGATCGGCGACCGGCTGCAGAGGACCCGGCAATGA
- the LOC125314217 gene encoding actin-related protein 2/3 complex subunit 2A-like produces MDQLVALFHRPNESFFVIPQVDKVIVVFPMRFKDSIDTVLAASFLQEFIQARRTAGLNNAPPCLWSSSPPLELNKAPAEAVSANAGFVSFVIFPLHVEGRKLDCTVSSLSIFHAYVSYHVKVNDI; encoded by the exons ATGGATCAACTTGTGGCCCTATTCCATCGGCCAAATGAGTCATTTTTCGTCATTCCGCAG GTGGATAAGGTAATTGTTGTGTTTCCAATGAGATTTAAGGACTCCATAGACACTGTTCTTGCAGCATCTTTCCTTCAG GAGTTCATTCAAGCAAGGCGGACTGCTGGTCTTAACAATGCACCTCCTTGTTTGTggtcctcttctcctcctctagAACTAAATAAAGCCCCTGCGGAAGCGGTATCAGCAAATGCTggatttgtttcttttg TCATTTTCCCTCTGCATGTAGAAGGCAGAAAATTGGACTGTACAGTTTCAAGTCTATCAATTTTTCATGCCTATGTTAGCTATCATGTTAAGGTGAATGACATTTAG